The genomic interval GCAATTCTGAGTAATAAACAGGAATACCAGTAGCAGGTGGTATTCCTTCATTTAAAATAAAATGATATGAACACCACCACAGTAGCACCAATAGATTTTGTTTTGGAAGCCTTATACAACGATGCTAAAAAAGATCGTTTAAAAATGGCTATAAATTGTTTGAAGTTCGCCTTTAGAGCCATGCAACCTTCCGATTTTGAAGACTCTTATCTTTCGATAAGTAAAGAACAAGGAGCCGATTTAGTGCAAATGATTATAGAAAACAATCTTAAAAATATAGTTGAATTTGGTACTTCGTTTGGAATTTCGACTTTGTTTTTGGCAAAAGGGATTTCGCAAACTAACGGTCACATTATCACCACCGAATTGATTGCCTCGAAAGCAAAAACAGCAATGCAAAATTTTGAAGAAGCAGGAGTTGTAGATCAAATTGAGTTACGAATTGGTGATGCAATGGAAACATTAAAAGATCATAAAAAACCAATCGACTTATTACTTTTAGACGGCTGGAAAGATTTGTATTTGCCTTTGTTTCAGTTATTGGAACCTAACTTTCACGAAAAAACAATCATTTATGTCGATAATGCCGACATGGCAGAATCGCAATCTTTCCTGAAAAAAGTTGGTCAAAACGCTAAATATCAGTTTACTAGTCAATACAATGGCAAGGTCGTAATCATCACAATAAAATAGGTAAAGGCACACATTTACCATTTTCAACCGAGGATTTACCTTTAGAAAATGGTGGTATAGAAGCAACTTTGTAGAAATTAAACTTTTATAATTATGACAAAATTGAATACTATTAAAATTCCATTGTGGGTAAACATAATGCAGAGCATATTAGTCTTAATAATGCTTGGGCAAGTATACATGTATTTTTTGAATCACCAAATGATGATAGATTCCGGAATTCATACAGAAGGTATTCCGAACCTAAATCTAATTTATGAAATGGGAGCGCGAACCCTAGTAATGGCCTTGATTTCAATTTATGTAATGGTAACCCAAAATCCACAACAATACCTCGTTGTGCTTATAATGAACATACTAAGAGAAGGATTTGAAACCATTATTGACCCTCTTTATCCTTTATTAAACGCTCCCGCTTCGCCAATGGTAGATGTAGTAATGCACATAGTAATTGTAGCGGTGGAAGTTCTAGCTTTTGTTACCGTTTTCAAATTAGTAAAAAAGAATTCTATAACTGTTTAATACCAAACAAACAATAATTTATGTCGGTAATACCGACATGGCGGAATCACAATCTTTTCTGAAAACAGTTGGTCAAAATTCTAAGTACCAGTTTACTAGCCAGTACAATGGCAAACTAGTAATCATCACAATAAAATAAGTAAAGGCACACATTTACCATTTTCAACCGAGGATTTACCTTTATGAAATGGTAATATAGATGCAATTTTGTATAAATTAAATTAAAAAACATGAGTCAAGTAGCAGTTTGCCCAACCTGTGGCAACAATTCAAAAATAAAAGAAGTCAACGGAGAGGTAACTTTTCAAGCCATTCAAGATGAAGAATTGATCAAAAAAATTGGTCAGTTAAAAAACGCCATGGAAAAATTCAAGTCAAAAGCAGAGGCTTTAGAAAAAGAATTAGAAGCTTTTAAATCAAAAAAATAAGAGTATGAATTTAGATCAAAATAAACAAAATGCCATTGCTTTTTATAAAATGGCATACGAGGGAAACCCGGTTCAGGCGGTCGCAATGTATGTGGGTGAGGATTATATTCAGCACAATCCAATGGTGGGTGATGGGCCTCAGGCGTTTATAGCTTATTTTGAGAGAATGCAAAAAGAGTTCCCTGTCAAAACGATTGAATTCGTTCGCACCATAGCCGAAGGTGATTTGGTTGCGCTACACACACATCAAGTTTGGCCAGATGAGGATGAGTATGTCACAATGGATTTCTTTCGTTTTTCTGACGATGGTAAAATAGTGGAGCACTGGGACAGTATTCAGCAAATTCCCAAAACGGCATTAAATGCTAATAAAATGTACTAAGAAGCAGCAAATGAGTTTTATTAAAAAAAATTACGGTTGGATGCTAGTCGCACTAATTGGTGTCTTGCCAATCATCCCGCTTTTAAATTTGGTTACCCTAAATTTCTCCAATGGTTTTTCGATTAGTTTGGTAGAAGGAACCGCTGGCGAGGGAAAATCGTCTCTAGAAATGCTGTACCATATCTCGGGCGAGTTTGCCATAAGGTGGATGACCGCCGTGCTTACTTGTACGCCGTTTTTTATTCTGTTTGGTGTCAACAATTTATTTGTACGTCAAGCCATGGGTATCACAGCAGCCGTGTGGAGTTTTATTCATTTCATCATTTTTATTTGGGCCGAAGGATTTGCAGAAACCTTTACCGAAGCCAATTACATAGCGGGTTTTATAGCTGTATTGATTTTGATTCCGTTGTTTTTTACTTCGAATAGAAAAGCGATGAAGAAATTAAAGAAGAACTGGAAAAAGATTCAAACCTATGCCTACGGAGCTATTATTTTGAGTTTGTTACACGTAATACTTCTCGAAAAAACTTGGCTTATTTACGGAATAATTGTCGGTCTTGGTTTTATCATTCGATTGCCATTCGTAAAAAATAAAATTTTCGAATTTCGAAAGTAAAAATACATATTTGTTGTCGTAAGTAAGTAGATTTTCAATGATTTAAAAAATTATTTCTATATTTAATAAAAGGGACAACATTATAAAAGCTATCCTATTTCGACAGTGTAATTATGAAACATATAATTTAAATGTTGCTATTTTAAAAACATGTAATTTTATAATTTTGTTAGAAGTGGAATCGTAACACCCTTAAAAATATAGTCAGTTGAAGGCTATTTTGTAAACTAGCTTGGAAAATTAATCTATTTAAAATTTTTAGAATCGAATGAATATTACCGATAAATACAAACAAGTACGACAAGATACAATCAACTTTTGTAGTCATTTGCAAGTAGAAGATTATTCGATTCAAATTGTGCAATTTGCAAGTCCGCCCAAATGGCATTTGGCACACACCACTTGGTTTTTTGAGACTTTTATCCTCAAAGGTCAGTTCGAAAATTATAAAGAATTCAGCTCCGATTTCAATTTTCTATTCAACAGTTATTACAACAATGTAGGTACTCGAATTTTGCAAACCAACAGAGGCAATATGTCGCGTCCTAGTACCGACGAAATTTTGGAATACCGTACTTATGTTGATGCCAAAATGCTTGAATTATTAGAAAAGGAAAGCGACCCAAAAATACTTGATTTGGTCATTTTGGGACTAAATCACGAGCAACAACACCAAGAATTATTGATTACCGATGTGAAATACATGTTGGGACACAATCCTATTTTCCCTGTTTTTAACGAAAATTATAATTTGGTTGCCGATACAAATTCCGAGTCAAATGCGATAAAAATCGAAGCTGGAATTTACGAAATTGGGTATCAAGGAACTGATTTTTGTTATGATAACGAGTTGGGCGTACACAAGGTGTATGTAGCCGATTTCGAAATCAACAATTTTATGGTCACCAATGGTGATTATATCGATTTTATAGAAAAAGGAGGCTATACCGATTTTAACCTTTGGCTTGACGAAGGTTGGTCTTGGGTAAACGCAAACCAAATAATTGCGCCACTCTATTGGCACAAAATAGAAGGCGAATGGTACAATTATACACTTGCGGGTTTGCAAAAAGTAGATTCGAATGCTATTTTGAGCCATATCAATTATTTTGAAGCGAATGCCTTTGCGGAATGGAAAGGCATGCGATTGCCAACCGAATTTGAATGGGAAATTGCCGCAGCAAAACTAGATTGGGGCAAACGCTGGGAATGGACAAATAGTGCCTACTTGGGGTATCCAAATTTCAAAAAAGAAAATGGTGCTGTTGGCGAGTACAACGGAAAATTTATGAGTAACAAAATGGTATTACGAGGCGCATCGGTGGCAACTTCAAAAGAACACAGCCGACCGACTTATCGCAATTTTTTTAACCCAACGGAAAGATGGCAATTCACCGGAATCCGATTAGCTAAATAAGATCATGCAAACGATAACAGATACAGTACAAACGAAGCAGTCAACGGAAGAAAATTTCCTTTATACTTTCAAGAAGGATGTTCAAAAAGGCTTGAGTGAAAGTCCAAAAATGCTGTCGTCAAAATATTTTTATGATAAAATAGGAGACGCACTTTTTGTCGAAATTATGAATTTGCCAGAATATTATTTGACACGTTCGGAACACGATATTTTCAAGAATAAAACACAGGAATTGATTGAAGGTTTTGGTATCGACCCAAATTCGTATTTCGAATTAATCGAACTCGGGGCTGGTGATGGATTGAAAACCAAAGAATTACTAAAAATGTTAGATGATCAAAACTATACCTTTGATTATTTGCCTATCGATTTTTCGTCGAATGCGTTAACTTTATTAGAACAAAACTTAGCTGTAGAATTGCCTAATGTTAGTGTACGAACCCAGCAAGGCGATTATTTTGAGGTTTTAGCCTCGTTGAAAGAAAGCAAACAGCCCAAAGTTATTTTATTTTTGGGTTCGAATATCGGGAACATGAGTGATGCTATGACGGCCGAATTTGTCTATAATTTGGGAGCTAATCTTCAGCTAGGCGACAAATTATTGATTTGTGTTGATTTAATCAAAGCCAAAGAAATTGTTTTGCCAGCGTATAATGATAGCAGGGGAGTGACAGCCAATTTTAACCTCAATCTTTTGGACCGAATCAATCATGATTTGGGTGGAGATTTTAATCGAAATAATTTTCAACATTTACCTGAGTACGATGAAGATGAAGGTATTGCAAAAAGCGCTATTGTAAGCACCATCAAACAAAAAGTGACGATAAAAGCATTAGCACAAAGTTTTGAATTTGAAGCAGGCGAAAAAATCCATACCGAAATTTCGAGAAAATACAACGATGTTCTGATGGCGCAAATTATCTCGAAAACCGATTTTAGCATTGAAACTAAAATTTTGGACAGTAAAAACTATTTTGCCGACTATATTTTAACCAGAAAGTAAAAAATGAGTAAAGCAACCGTTGGACTATTGGGATTGGGGAGTCGCTCTACTTTGTACTACATCAAGGAGCTAAACCGATTGTATAATCAAAAAAAAGGTGGATACAGCACTTTTCCGTTTGTGATGCTTAATGCTGATTTTGATACAATTAATCCGCTTTTGCCTAATACTTCAGAAGCTTTGGATACTGTTGTTCAAACGTATATTGACGAGCTCGAAAAGTTATCCATTACTACTATTTTGATTCCGAATATAACACTGCACGAAACCATTGACCGATTAGATGTTCAGAGAAAAATCCTGCATCCGCTAGCTTTAGCGGTCGAAAAAATAATAGAGCAGGAGTGGAGCACCATCGTTTTATTTGGTTCGCTCCATTCTATGGAATCGAATTATATTCGTTCGTATTTTAACGCCAAAGGAATAGAAGTTCAACTTCCATCACAAGAAGACCGTTTGTTTATAGACGACTTTCGAAAACAAACTTATTCCGAAACCGAAACCCCAAATTTGATAGCGTCCTACCATTCGATACTAAACAAATACACCAAAATTTTCCCCGTAGTACTTGCCTGCACAGAGTTGTCCATCTTAAAACCAACCGACAACAACCGCATTATAGACATGGCGCAACTTCAAATAGAAAAAGCCGTTTCAGAAACAGTATAATAGTCTCAGATTTACCATTATTAGCAAAAGATTGATACAAACAACAAAGCAGAAAATAATCATCTTTGTAATAGAATTTTGAATTCGATTAGTCAAATAAAATCAACTGAAAAATTCGTTCAATTAATTTAATCATTGATAATTCGTACTCCCGACGCTTCGGGATGTGTAATTCGTGTCCCTTTTTATCAGCACAATCATATTAAAAAGAATTCGTGCAATTAATTTAAGTTCTGAAAATTCGTGGCAATTCGTGCAATTCGTGTCCCTTTTTTTTAGCACAATCAAACTAAAAAAAAATTCGTGGAATTAATTTAACCCCTGATAATTCGTGCCAATTTGTGTAATTCGTGTCCAACTTTTTCAGCGCAATCAAAGTAATAACAATATGTTCAAACTTTTTTCAGCATAATACAATATAAAAATCGTGTCTCTTTTTGACATTAAAAACAAATAATATGAAAATAGCAGTAACATCAGCAAGTGGACATTTAGGTGCTTCCATCGTCAAACACCTATGTAACTTAATCGGAACAGAAAACGTCATTGCCATTGCTCGAACAGTCGAAAAAGCAACCCATTTAGGCGTCGAAGTTCGAAAAGGAGACTACAACAATCGCTCTGAATTTGATGCAGCCTTGCAAGGCGTAGCTACCGTTTTACTCGTTTCAGGCATGGACGAACCACAAAAAAGAATCGAGCAACACCGCAATGTCATTGAAGCGGCAAAAAGCGCTGGAGTCAAAAAAATCGTGTACACCAGTATCGTAGGTGCCGAAGAAAACAACGCTTTTAGTCCCATTGTTCAAACCAATAGACAAACCGAAAGAGACGTGCAAGAATCTGGATTATCTTGGGTAATTGGTCGCAACGGAATCTATATCGAACCCGATTTGGAGTATCTTGAAACCTACCTAAAAGACGGCGAAATTCGAAATTGTGCGGGTGAAGGGAAGTGTACGTATACGAGCAGGCAAGAGTTGGGTTACGCTTACGCGAAAATGCTAGTGGAAGACCAACACAACGGACATACTTATAATTTGGTTGGAAACGGCATCACCCAAGCCCAATTGGCGGCCGACATCAATACGGTTTTTGGAACTGATTTGGTTTACAATTCTGTTTCTGTAGCAGACTACGCAACCGAAAGAAAAGCCGAGTTGGGTGATTTCATAGGAACCATAATCGCAGGAATCTACGAAGGGATAAAAATGGGTGCCAACGTTGCTCCTTCGGATTATGAGAAAGCGGCAGGAAGACCACATATTTCGGCAGTTGAAATGATGAAGAATTTCCAAGAAAGTCAAAAGGAATCCTAAGTGATATAAGTGCCTCGTTTTAATCGAAATCTAAAAAAAAGGTTAAAACGTTTTTTTATTTCTAACCGATTGGTTAGATTTGTACCGTATTAGAGAAACAATGGCTAGAAAGAAAGAATATAACGAAGTAGAAGTAGTCGAAAAAGCAATGAACCTTTTTTGGAAGAACGGCTTTGAGATGACCTCTATGCAGATGCTCGAAAAAGAAATGGGCATCAATAAGTTTTCTATTTATTCTAGTTTTGGCAGCAAGCAAGGTTTGTTTCTAGAGAGTTTAAAATGTTACAAAGGAAAAATTAGCAGTATGTTCGCTGATTTAATTCAAGGAACAAATGGTATCGAAGATATCAAACAATTTTTCTACAATTCGGTTACACATAAGCTAGAGGCAGGAAACCAAAAAGGGTGCCTTTTGACTAATACGTACAATGAATTTTCAGAAAGCGATGATGAAGTGATAAAAGAACAAATGGCATCTTTTATGAACGATTTGAAAATGATTTTTATCGAAAAGCTTAAGATGGATTCGATGAAAGATGAAGAAACTGTGCTAAAGCAAGCTAATTATTTAGTATTAGCAAAACATGGTTTGGCAGCAGCCACAAGAGTAAACAGCAAACAAGAAATAGAAGACTATATCGAAATGACTTTCAAAAATCTATAGCCCTTTTTTTTATAATAAAACTAAACGAACGTTTAGAAATAATTAACAATAATAAATTAAATACAAACAATATGACAACTTTAAAAATTCACAACAACGAAACAGCACCAGAAGCTAGTAAACCATTATTAGAAAATTCACAAAAAGCATACGGAATGATTCCAGGATTGCACGGTGTTTTGGCTGGAGCTCCAAAAATATTTGAAGCCTACCAAAAATTACACGAATTGTTTACTGAAACCTCTTTTAACGAAGAAGAACTAACAGTAGTTTGGCAAACCATTAATGTAGCGCATGCTTGTCACTATTGTGTACCAGCGCACACCGGAATCGCAAAAATGATGAAAGTAGATGATGCCATCACTGATGCATTGCGTAATGAAACACCTTTGGAAAGCTCAAAATTAGAAGCTTTACGCACCTTGACATTGTCAATTACAAGAAATCGTGGTAATGTATCACAAGAAGAATTAGAAGCTTTTTACGCAGCTGGTTATGGAGAGCAACAAGTACTAGAAATCATCTTAGGATTGTCTCAAAAAGTAATTAGTAATTACACCAATCATATTGCCAATACACCTGTAGATGCTCCTTTTCAAAAATTTGCTTGGGAACCTGCAACAGTTTAAATCTTATTAATAACTCACGTTCGATTAATAATTTTGCAAAAAAAAAATCAATAGGAATGGGCTTCAGCCCATTTATTAAATATGATTTTGATTGGCTTTAGCCACAATATAAATAATTTTGGCTAAAGCCAATTCGCTGTTTCCTTTATAAAATAGGCTAAAGCCTATTCCTATTGATTTCCATAAAAGTAAAAGTTCAAATCTAAGGTTTGAACTTTTCTTTTTTAAAGAGAATAGCTAAATTTACGGTACAATAGTGTACTGCCCTAAAAAATAAAACAGATGACAATCCATAAACCCAAAGTACTATTTTTTGACGTAAACGAAACCCTTTTGGACCTAACCGTAATGAAACAGCAAATCGGAGCTGCTTTAGGGGGAAAAGAAGAGTTGCTGTCGCTGTGGTTCACAACCTTGTTACAATACTCCTTAGTCCTTTCGGCAAGCGGGCAATACAAACCGTTTGGGCAAATTGGTGCTGCTGCTTTGCAAATGGTTGCGGCAAATAATGGCATTACACTATCTGAAGATAAAGCACGAGAAATTGTCATAAATGCCATGCAGAATTTACCGCCTCATCCAGAAGTTAAACAAGCCTTAACCTTATTGAAAAAGGAAGGATACACCTTGGTCGCTTTAACAAATTCATCTGAGGAAAGTTTAAAAAATAATTTCGAAAACATTGGTTTGACTCCTTATTTTGACCAATTATTAAGCATTGAAACCGTAGGTAAGTTCAAGCCATTTACGGATGTTTACAACTGGGCAGCAAACAAAATGCAAGTTCAACCCAAAGATTGTATGCTTATCGCCGCACATGGTTGGGATGTAGCTGGCGCAATGTGGGCTGGTTGGAGAGCCGCTTTTGTTGGTCGTCCGGGACAGCAACCGTTCCCTTTGGCTCCTGAAACGGAAATTAACGAAACGGATTTGCAAAAGATTGCAGGTATTTTGATTATCTATAGATAGTTGAATTAGAATTAGATAACTACACTACAAAATAGAAATTGGCTAGTAAAAAATAATCTAAGAGTAACAGTTATAAAATGATTGATTTTTCGATAAAAATAAATCTACAGATAAATATATTATCTTTGTAAGTATATAAAAAAACAGAATACAAATTGGAAATTTCTTTAATAAAACACCATTCAACCAATGATATTGTTGGACTTTTTGGGGACTTACCTCAAGAATCTGAAGGGCTGCATGTGTATATTTCGAAAAACGAATTCAACGAAATTCCGGTTAGTTATCCCTTTCGAACAGACAATCATACCTTCATGTTAATCCTTAAAGGCGAAGTTCACATTCAGCTGAATCTGATTCACTATGTGTTGGGTCCGAATGAAATGGTGGTTATAAAACCGCACACTGTAATGCATATCTTAAAAATGAGCACCGACTTAAAGTTGGTAGGCTTTTGTTTTTCGAATGAATTCATTCTTCAAAATAACTTTAAAAAGACAGATTATGATGCTTTGAATTTCTTCACAGCAAGCAACATTCCGAAATTAAAATTATCTAAGGAAGAAAGAGTGGCTACCCTTTCGTTGGCTAAACTATTGGCAAAAAATAACCAAACAACAGAGATTGCTATGCCTTTTCGAAAAGAAATAATTCGACATGGATTTATTACCTTAATGTATCATTTAGCAGCAATATTCAGAACCACTCATCCTAATCTTGAAGCCGAATTTTCTCGACAAGAAGATCTTACACTACGTTTTCTATCTATTTTGAATCTTAATTTCAAAAAAGAACGCACCGTGCAATTTTATGCCGATGAACTTGCGGTGACTACTGGTCATTTATCCAAAGTGTTGAAAGATGTTTCTGGAAAAACAGCAAGCCAATTAATTGAGGATTCCGTAATCATGGAAGCCAGACTTTTGTTAAAAAACTCTTCTTTAACAATTGCTCAAGTCGCAGACGAATTGAAGTTTAGCGATCAGTCGTTTTTTGGAAAATATTTCAAAAAGCAAACCGGTTTTTCTCCTTCTAAATATAAAAACATCTCGTAACACGGTATTTAGACCAATAAACTAAGTATAGAAACCTATTTATGGTAAATAAGTTACTATCATGATTTTTTAAATAATCGATATTGACCAAAACTCCCCTTTTTTAGACCTTTTGTAACAGCTAGTATTGTAGCAATTTTGCAGAGTAAATTTTTTTAAAATAAATACTCACATAATTGCCACTATGAAACAATTAGCTCTCTTAGCCACTTTTATTTTTTTACTAAATAGTTGTGCCGATAAAAAAGAAACAAAACATGAAGAAATCGCTGCCAAGGTTAGCGTAAAAGAAATCACCACTACATCTGAAAATGAAACGCTTAACTACAGCGGAACAATCGAAGCAGACAATACTGTTTCGATAGGCTTTGCCGTTGCAGGACGAATCTCAAGCGTAGTTGTCGATGAAGGACAAAGAGTTCAAAAAGGACAGTTACTAGCATCAATCGATGCAACTACTTACCAAAATGCCTTTTATATCGCCAAAGCAAGCGCAGAACAAGATAATGATAATTATAAAAGATTGAACGGTTTGTACCAAAAAGGAAGCTTACCAGAACGTGATTTTATTGCTGTAAAAGTGGCTGTTGCTCAAGCAAATGCTAACAAAAGTATGGCTGCCAAAAATCTTTCTGACACCAAATTGTACGCTCCTTTCACAGGAATCATCACAACAAAATCAGCTGAAGTTGGTGCCACTGCTGCACCAAGTATTCCTGCATTTACCATCATGAAAACGGATAAAGTGTATGCAAAAGCTTCGATAACCGAGTCAGAAATCGCGAAATTAAAAATTGGTAAAGCAGCAACAGTAAGCATTGCTTCACTAGACAAAACTTTCAATGGTAAAGTAGATATTTTAAATCCAAGCGCTGACGAATTAACGAGAACCTTTAATGTAAAAGTGCGTTTGAACAACAGCGAAAACCAACTTTTGCCTGGTATGATTAGTAGCATAAAAATCGAAACAGGAAATGTTGTCGATGTGATTAGCATTCCTTCTGTAGCTATCGTTAGAAATGCAGACAATATCCTATTTGTTTATGTAGCAGAAAACGGAAAAGCGATTAAAAAAAGAGTCACTGTTGGTGATTTTAAAAACAATGATATCATCATTACTTCCGGATTAAAAATAGGCGATAAAGTGCTAATTGAAGGCCAAAAGAATGTAAAAGAAGGTCAGGCCATTAGCCTTTAATTTAACTGAAAGATAAGATAAAAATGAAAAAAGTAAAAATAAATTTCATAGAAGCCTCTATGAAATACCATCAGGTAACGCTTGTAATTACGGCACTTCTTATGATTTTGGGAATTTATTCACTAGCCACAATGGCTCGTAGTGAAGATCCTCAAATTACAGTACGTAAAGGGTTGGTTATCGCTGCTTTTCCTGGTGCAGACGAGGAACAAGTAGAAAAACAGTTAACCGATCAATTAGAACAATACTTATTTAGTTTTGAAGAAATTAGAAAAGAAAAAACATTTTCTGACACCAAAGAAGGTCAGGTTGTTGTTACTGTAGAATTAAACGAAAACGTAAAAGATACTGATCGATTTTGGTCTACTTTACAACGCGGATTAAGTACTACTTTTCCACAAAATTTCCCAACACCACCGGGGATGATTGGGCCGATGGTGAATAGTGATTTTGGAGATGTTGTTTCTCAAATGATTACGGTTTCTGCTCCTGGAAGAAGTTATGCAGAATTAGAAACGTATTTAGACCAGCTAGAAGACGGACTAAAAACCATTCCGGAAACGTCTAAAATTAAACGATATGGCGGACAAAAAGAACAAATATATGTTACTGTAAAAGATGAGAAATTAAGGCAGTATGGATTTGATTTTTCTACGATTGCACAGGTTATTC from Flavobacterium ovatum carries:
- a CDS encoding efflux RND transporter periplasmic adaptor subunit; its protein translation is MKQLALLATFIFLLNSCADKKETKHEEIAAKVSVKEITTTSENETLNYSGTIEADNTVSIGFAVAGRISSVVVDEGQRVQKGQLLASIDATTYQNAFYIAKASAEQDNDNYKRLNGLYQKGSLPERDFIAVKVAVAQANANKSMAAKNLSDTKLYAPFTGIITTKSAEVGATAAPSIPAFTIMKTDKVYAKASITESEIAKLKIGKAATVSIASLDKTFNGKVDILNPSADELTRTFNVKVRLNNSENQLLPGMISSIKIETGNVVDVISIPSVAIVRNADNILFVYVAENGKAIKKRVTVGDFKNNDIIITSGLKIGDKVLIEGQKNVKEGQAISL